In Macadamia integrifolia cultivar HAES 741 chromosome 1, SCU_Mint_v3, whole genome shotgun sequence, a single window of DNA contains:
- the LOC122072881 gene encoding agamous-like MADS-box protein AGL82, giving the protein MGRAKVKLELIAKERSRNTTFQKRKKGLKKKTYEFSTLCGVDACLIILGPKQGDRFVEPETWPENREDVLNIIEQFRNSSSEGPGKRHIGIPEFLEDQTKKVRTKLAELRLHKDKGKYPTWDDRINNLSEDQLKNLIASLDSKLELVKLMIDLNEGNHSVLNDVTGLIGYSVPVINQNPPPSYMDFSNTTTMDDIHMQMQMQMLHHHQPLSSYKPPDHNRHHLSIDYHVPLDPSLGNCYGTSSSIMPYHPAAMMTSMSGQIYYNPMLPSCDEKAMHNNTGGGSLPCYFSPNMQPMMHPYFAPPLHQINEFSDLQDYHHALDDQRP; this is encoded by the coding sequence ATGGGTCGTGCGAAAGTGAAGTTAGAACTCATCGCCAAGGAAAGATCTCGCAACACCACGTTccagaagagaaagaagggtcTAAAGAAGAAGACCTATGAGTTCTCCACGCTCTGTGGCGTCGATGCTTGCTTGATCATCTTAGGGCCCAAGCAAGGTGACCGCTTTGTGGAGCCAGAGACATGGCCAGAGAACCGTGAGGATGTCCTTAACATCATCGAACAGTTCAGAAACAGTAGCTCAGAGGGACCAGGGAAGCGTCACATAGGTATCCCTGAATTCTTAGAAGACCAAACCAAGAAGGTTCGAACCAAGTTAGCTGAGTTAAGGCTACACAAAGATAAGGGTAAGTACCCTACATGGGATGACCGTATCAACAATCTCTCTGAGGATCAACTCAAGAACCTCATTGCATCCCTTGATTCGAAGCTTGAACTCGTGAAGCTGATGATTGATCTCAATGAAGGAAATCATAGCGTCTTAAATGATGTTACTGGATTGATTGGATACTCTGTCCCAGTCATAAATCAAAACCCACCTCCTTCTTACATGGATTTTTCTAATACAACTACAATGGATGACATTcatatgcagatgcagatgcagatgcttCATCACCACCAGCCACTCTCAAGTTACAAGCCACCAGATCATAATCGCCACCATTTGTCCATTGATTATCATGTTCCCTTGGATCCATCTCTTGGGAACTGCTATGGTACATCTAGTAGCATTATGCCTTATCATCCTGCGGCGATGATGACTTCGATGTCTGGTCAGATCTATTATAATCCCATGTTACCAAGTTGTGATGAGAAAGCCATGCACAATAATACTGGTGGAGGGTCCTTGCCTTGCTACTTCTCTCCAAATATGCAGCCAATGATGCATCCCTATTTTGCACCGCCACTGCATCAGATCAATGAGTTTTCTGATTTGCAGGATTATCACCATGCTTTGGATGATCAACGGCCATAG
- the LOC122058270 gene encoding agamous-like MADS-box protein AGL103, protein MEEHALASSKQASTFFFTPIVSKVNLVFFIGFSSNSLEFFRIVHGLLKSEQFHFKGEKEVLRKKICDVSTLCDVEACLIIYGPNQGEPAETWPENREDVLNIIDRYRKKCIATKGKGIRQIVLNEFYKGRIKKLRRELIELQEINKKTKYSTWDDRINNLSVDQLKTLSSSLGFRIEFSSRLCLVA, encoded by the exons ATGGAAGAACATGCACTAGCATCTTCAAAGCAGGCCAGCACGTTCTTTTTCACTCCCATTGTTTCTAAG GTGAATCTGGTTTTCTTTATTGGGTTCTCTTCAAATTCTCTGGAGTTCTTCAGGATTGTTCATGGGTTGTTGAAGAGTGAACAATTCCATTTCAAAG GGGAGAAAGAAGTGTTAAGGAAGAAGATCTGCGACGTCTCTACACTTTGTGACGTTGAAGCATGCTTGATCATCTACGGGCCCAATCAAGGTGAACCAGCAGAGACTTGGCCGGAGAATCGCGAAGATGTCCTCAACATCATTGATCGGTATAGAAAGAAATGCATAGCTACAAAGGGAAAAGGGATTAGACAGATAGTCCTCAATGAATTCTACAAGGGTCGAATTAAGAAGCTTCGCAGAGAATTGATCGAGTTGCAGGAAATCAACAAGAAGACCAAGTACTCTACATGGGATGACCGTATAAACAATTTATCTGTGGATCAGCTTAAGACTCTTTCTTCATCTTTGGGTTTCAGGATTGAATTTTCGtcaaggctatgtttggtagcctag
- the LOC122083157 gene encoding uncharacterized protein LOC122083157, giving the protein MGRAKRKYELIKKERSRNTTFHKRNNSLKKMISEFSTLCDVEACLITFGPMKGTEPETWPEDREDVFKIIDRFKENCKATKERKTQHIGLHEFYEDQIKKLSKELAELQESNNKTKYPNWDDHIGSFSVDQLKTLAASLDSKIEFVEGMIDLNEGNYYVLDEVTRLMECSNPPLNQNLPPHCDDLHHQDHQHYNLDPSLVYQTTSLINDQDCMGIHYGTSSSIIPYDHPTAMVAPMPNLICYNPMLATIDEMTMANNAGGGLVHPCYFSSNMQAMIHPYFTPQLHQINEFHHSLDDQWP; this is encoded by the coding sequence ATGGGTCGTGCGAAAAGGAAGTATGAACTCATTAAGAAGGAAAGATCTCGCAACACCACTTTCCATAAGAGAAACAACAGTTTAAAGAAGATGATCTCTGAGTTCTCCACACTATGTGATGTTGAAGCATGTTTGATCACCTTCGGACCCATGAAAGGTACTGAACCAGAGACTTGGCCAGAGGATCGTGAAGATGTCTTCAAAATCATCGATCGGTTTAAAGAGAATTGCAAAGCtacaaaggaaagaaagactcaACACATAGGCCTTCATGAATTCTATGAGGATCAAATTAAGAAGCTAAGTAAAGAGTTGGCTGAGTTGCAGGAAAGCAATAACAAGACTAAGTACCCTAACTGGGATGACCATATAGGCAGTTTCTCTGTTGATCAGCTCAAGACTCTTGCTGCATCCTTAGATTCCAAGATTGAATTCGTTGAGGGGATGATTGATCTCAATGAAGGAAACTACTATGTCTTGGATGAGGTCACAAGGTTGATGGAATGCTCAAACCCACCATTGAATCAAAACCTTCCTCCTCATTGTGATGACCTACACCATCAGGACCACCAGCACTATAATTTGGATCCATCTCTTGTCTACCAAACTACATCATTGATCAACGATCAGGATTGCATGGGAATTCACTATGGTACATCTAGTAGTATTATCCCTTACGATCATCCTACGGCTATGGTTGCTCCGATGCCCAATCTGATCTGTTACAATCCCATGTTGGCAACTATTGATGAGATGACCATGGCCAACAATGCCGGAGGAGGACTGGTGCATCCTTGCTACTTCTCATCAAACATGCAAGCAATGATACATCCCTATTTTACACCACAGCTGCATCAGATCAATGAGTTTCACCATTCTTTGGATGATCAATGGCCATAG